CCCGTCCTTTTGGCAGGAGCAAGCTCTGGTGGAGGTCTCTTCTCTGGTTTGGGGCCTGACGATCGCAGCGATCGTCGGGCTCCTCCTGTTCGACTTCGTCTTCCACGTCCGCAAGGCCCATGTGCCCACGCTTCGCGAGGCCGCGCTCTGGTCGGCGCTCTACGTCGGAATGGCGCTGCTCTTCGGCGTCGGGGTCTTCGCGCTCGGCGGCACCCAGGCGGGATCGGAGTACTTCGCCGGCTACGTCACGGAGAAGGCGCTCTCGGTCGACAACCTGTTCGTCTTCCTCATCATCATGACCAGCTTCCGCGTGCCCCGCGAGGACCAGCAGAAGGTGCTGCTGTTCGGCATCGTGTTCTCACTCGTGGCGCGGACCGCGTTCATCTTCCTGGGCTCCGCGCTGATCAATTCCTTCGCCTGGGTCTTCTACGTGTTCGGCCTGATCCTGCTGCTCACCGCCGGGAACATGCTCAAGCCCGAGGACAAGGAGTCCCGCACCGCGGACAACCTCGCGGTACGGCTCGGCCGCCGGTTCTTCCACACCACCGACTACTTCGACGGCGACAAGCTGTTCACCGTCCACGAGGGCAAGCGGGCGATGACCCCGATGCTGCTGGTGATGGTGGCCATCGGCGGCACCGACGTCCTGTTCGCCCTCGACTCGATCCCGGCGATCTTCGGGCTCACCCAGAGCACTTACATCGTCTTCACGGCCACCGCGTTCTCGCTGCTGGGGCTGCGGCAGCTGTTCTTCCTCATCGACGGCCTGCTGGACCGCCTCATCTATCTCTCGTACGGCCTGGCCGCGATCCTGGGGTTCATCGGGGTGAAGCTGATCCTGCACGCGCTGCACGAGAACAACGTCCCGTTCATCAACAACGGCACATCGGTTCACGTGGCGGAGATCAGCACCGGGTTGTCCCTGAGCGTGATCGTCGGAGTCCTGCTGGTGACGGTCGTGGCCTCGATGCTCAGCCCCGCGGGCAAAGCGCGTACCGCGATCGCCGGCGCACGTCGGCACGCCGCGTCGTACCTGGACGCGGAGTACACGACCGACCCGGCCGAGCGCGAACGAATCTTCCGCCTGCTGCTCGCCGAGCGCGATCAGATCGTGGCGCTCGGGCCGAAGTACCGGCAAATGGTCCGAGACGAACCTGCCCTGATGGCTCTC
This Cryptosporangium aurantiacum DNA region includes the following protein-coding sequences:
- a CDS encoding TerC family protein encodes the protein MEVSSLVWGLTIAAIVGLLLFDFVFHVRKAHVPTLREAALWSALYVGMALLFGVGVFALGGTQAGSEYFAGYVTEKALSVDNLFVFLIIMTSFRVPREDQQKVLLFGIVFSLVARTAFIFLGSALINSFAWVFYVFGLILLLTAGNMLKPEDKESRTADNLAVRLGRRFFHTTDYFDGDKLFTVHEGKRAMTPMLLVMVAIGGTDVLFALDSIPAIFGLTQSTYIVFTATAFSLLGLRQLFFLIDGLLDRLIYLSYGLAAILGFIGVKLILHALHENNVPFINNGTSVHVAEISTGLSLSVIVGVLLVTVVASMLSPAGKARTAIAGARRHAASYLDAEYTTDPAERERIFRLLLAERDQIVALGPKYRQMVRDEPALMALLQRARDSHDAAVERGEAPPAGPSKILPRP